One stretch of Euphorbia lathyris chromosome 7, ddEupLath1.1, whole genome shotgun sequence DNA includes these proteins:
- the LOC136234898 gene encoding protein LIGHT-DEPENDENT SHORT HYPOCOTYLS 5-like: MESTSGGGGGSGPDPNSGERSPSTATPVGLSGSGSGSGSSSSTAPPSRYESQKRRDWNTFLQYLKNHKPPLTLSRCSGAHVIEFLKYLDQFGKTKVHISGCPYFGHPNPPAPCACPLKQAWGSLDALIGRLRAAYEENGGRPESNPFGARAVRIYLREVREGQAKARGIPYEKKKRKRPSAVSVAKVSISGGGGGGDGTGSSGGGGGGDTDAAAATTTATAV; the protein is encoded by the coding sequence ATGGAATCAACATCCGGAGGAGGAGGAGGTTCAGGACCCGACCCGAACAGTGGTGAACGGAGTCCATCAACAGCAACACCAGTCGGATTATCAGGATCAGGATCAGGATCAGGATCGTCGTCTTCAACAGCGCCGCCGAGTCGATACGAGTCACAGAAGAGAAGAGATTGGAATACTTTTTTACAGTACTTAAAGAATCATAAACCGCCATTAACGCTATCGCGATGCAGTGGTGCACATGTGATTGAGTTTTTGAAGTATTTGGATCAATTTGGGAAGACGAAAGTTCATATTTCGGGTTGTCCGTATTTCGGGCACCCGAATCCACCTGCGCCGTGTGCTTGTCCGCTTAAGCAGGCTTGGGGGAGTCTGGACGCCTTGATTGGACGGTTGAGAGCGGCGTATGAGGAGAACGGTGGACGGCCGGAATCGAATCCGTTTGGTGCTAGGGCTGTGAGGATTTATTTGAGGGAAGTTAGAGAAGGGCAGGCTAAAGCTCGGGGGATTCCGTACGAGAAAAAGAAACGGAAAAGGCCTAGTGCTGTTTCGGTGGCTAAGGTTTCGATTTCGGGTGGTGGTGGCGGTGGAGATGGGACGGGGAGTAGTGGCGGTGGCGGTGGTGGTGATACTGATGCTGCTGCTGCTACTACCACTGCTACTGCCGTATAA